In the Pongo abelii isolate AG06213 chromosome 9, NHGRI_mPonAbe1-v2.0_pri, whole genome shotgun sequence genome, TAAATGTACATTGCACTCAAAACATCTGAAACCAGAGAACTGAAACTAGAGCTGCCATCAAGCTCATATCTTTATTGAATCAAAATGAGCAGCTTCTCACCCTAGCTACCTAACAGAGCAAATGTCATGCTCTTTCTgaggagaataaagaaaatattactccAGTCTTTACAATTCCTTCAAACACAACATCTGGCATTAAATGAAAAACTGTGAGACATGAcaagaatcagaaaaatataacatataatcaAGGATGATTCCCAAAAAGATCCAGAGAAATAGATCTctaaaaaaataaccaaattgacattctagagttgaaaaacaCGGTATcttaaattaagaatttaatgACACTCAATGGAGTATTTCCAGCTGCTATACATGAAGAATGAAGCAAATCTATGGAGTGATTTCCAAGACATACTAAGTGTAAAAAACAAAGCGTAAAAGATTATATTCTCCCAAAACCTTGTAACTCCAGTTTCACCATAAGAAAAAACACCAGACAAATCCAAATCaaggaacattctacaaaatacctgactagCACTACTTAATACTATCAAGATCATCCAAAACAAGGAAATGTAATGTGAAGTCCTGGATAGAATTGTGGTACAGAATTAATCAAGAGGAAAAACTAGTGACATTCAGTAAAGTCTATAGTTCAGTTAGGAATGTTCTAACATTACGAAAAGCAGAGTACACGAAGCAGTTCTTGATCTGAGAACATATACTGAGCCCAAGAAACTAGGCTGTGCATTTGGTTAGTAGAAAGTGAGGTGTGAGGGGAGTATGGGATAACAGAAAGCAAAGCCTATGGCATGCTCAGAGTAAAACATTTAAAGgatggccagacatggtggcccacgcctgtaatcccagcactttgggaagccaaggcgagtggatcatttgaggtcaggagttagagaccagcctggccaacatggtgaaacccagtctctactaaaactacaaaaaatcaggcgggcgtggtggcacatacctgtagtccctactacttgggaggctgaagcaggagaactgcttgaacctaggaggcggaggttacagtgagccaagattgtgctactgctttcaatcctgggcaacagaatgagactctatctcaacaacaacaacaacaacaaacaaacaaacaaacagaaaaaccattTAAAGGAGATtctttctggccaggtgtggtggcttatgcctataatcccagcactttgggaggccaaggcaggtggatcacctgaggccaggagttcaagaccaatctggcgaacatggtgaaaccccatctctactagaaatacaaaaaattagctgggcatggtggtgggcacctgcagtcccagctactcaggaggttgaggtaggagaatcacttgaatctgggaggtggaggttgcagtgagtcaagatggagccattgcactccagcctgggcgacaaaagcgaaacttcgtctctaaataaataaataaataaataaataaaggggatCCTTTCCATATAGACTTGAGACCCTCTCACCTTTTCACTCTGCTAAAAATCTCAGAGTAAAAGCAAACTAAACTTGTCACTATCCAAACATCCAAAAGGGAAGGTAGAGAGGTTAACAAAatacagagggggaaaaaaatgaaagaaaatctctAAGATGTGGGCAAGGTCCTCCTGAAAGTTTGGTCCAAGAAACCTCAAGAAATTAATTTAGTAGAAGGGGACTCTAAACAAGTTGTACTCTCAGGCCTTAGCAGAATCAAACTCAAATCCTCTCTCGAAGTATGCAGCTTCATGCAAGATTTGGAAAAGTCCCATAAGCagtttttaaaaggcaatgaGAAGCTACACAGCTACACAGAACCcagcacaaaaagaaataaaaacatgaaacatgaaaaaataaaaacagcagcaAAAAGAGGTCCACAAAGTCTTTATATACTAGAATTATCAGAGGCAGATTATCAATCAATATGCCTACAGTTCTTAAAGGAATAGCTAAGACAgctacagaatgaaaaaaaaagaattaggattCACAAATTTATACTAGCACAtttgaaaatttacataaaatggaCAAACGTCTGAGAAAATGTAATTTATCAAAACTGACctaagaaaaaataagacaacCTAGACAGACCTAtgactattaaagaaattgagtcCATAGTCAAAAATACTATGTAAAACAATAatacccagcaatctcattactgggtatacacccaaaggaaaatagatcattttattatacagatacacgcacgtgtatgttcactgcagtgcTATTCACGGTAGCTAAGACACTGAATCAatttaaatgcccatcagtgatagactggataaagaaaatgtggtacatataccatggaatactatgcagccataaaatggaatcagatcatgtcctttgcagggacatggatggagccagaagccattatcctcagcaaactaatgcagggaacagaaaaccaaatgctgcatcttctcacttacaagtgggagctgaatgatgagaacatatggacacatggtggggaacaacatacactggagCCTGTCAGTGTAtagggggtgggaggaaggagagcatcagaaagaatagctaatggatgctgggcttaatacctaagtgatgggatgatctgtgcagcaaaccagcatggcacatgtttacctatgtaacaaacctgcacatcctgcacatgtaccccagaacttaaaagtttgaaactaaaaataataataaaatgttggtgatcagttaaaaaatgtaaaaccaaaaaacaaaacaaaacaaaacaaagcaccaATAATAAACCaactctcccttcccccttcactctctccagGAATAGATGGCTTCCATGGTCAGTTCTACCAATCACTCTAGGAAGAAATATTTCAATCTTTCACATATACTTCCAGACcattaaaagagagaaagaatatataagaaacaccACACTCTGCCTCAGACTATGAAGCCAAACTTTGATAGCAAAATCTCATGAGAACAGTAAAAGAACAATGAtaggccaatttctcccataaatataaatgaaaaaaaactacataaattattaataagCCAAATCCAAAAACATAAGGCTACTTCATTATGACCAAGTTGGGTCAAGGATATCCCAGAAATGCTAGTCTTTCTgctttaattataaaatacaaaaatacgaAGAGATGAAAGTAAGaccatatatatgcacacacctATATTTGCAGAAACACACACCTGAAGGGTAaccaaaaaactaataaaaattgttattggccaggcacagcctgtaatcccacagctgtaggaggttgaggcgggaggactgcttgaggctaggagttcaagaccaacttgggcaacatagcaagacacccatctctacaaaataaaaaaatagagttagccaggcatggtgggacacctgtagtcctagtaaCTCAGGAtgctcaggtgggaggactgcttaagcccaggaatttgagattacagtgagctatgctcaccactgcactccagcctgagcaacagagtaagatcctgtttctaagaaaaaaacaGGTAGTTACCAACAGCCGGTAGAAGAATCAGGTGAAAAGGGCACAGGCTTTTGAGGCATATGAACatatcactgatttttaaaattaactttaataagtaaatcaattaatgtaattcatcaTCATAACACAGTGAAAGAGAAAATCACATGATCCCAAAAGatgcaaaaaaagcatttgatattaAGTAACCAATCAAAATTCAGAAAAACTTAGCAAACCAGgactagaatttttttaaactgataaaACATATCTATTTTCAAAAACCATAGAACATATCACTTATTTGTGCAATGTTATCAATCATTGCTAGACTAGGAACAAGGCCAGAATACCCACCAATCACATCCATTCAACATAATATTCAGGGTGCTATCCAAtgcagtaaggcaagaaaaaacaaataacagatATAAGgattgaaaagaaacaaacaaaaagtatctCTCTTCACAAATACAATCAAGTATGTAGAATAAATCTACAGATAAATTATTAGGATATGTAAGATAATTCAGCAGACAgattacaaaaaaatcaatatataaaagttaATCACATTCCTATAttcaattagaaaacaaaacttaaaaccatttatttttattttagagatagggtcttgctctgtcaaccaggctggagggaagtggcaggatcataactcactgcagcctcaaactcctagactcaagcaatcctcccacctcagccttccatatagctgacaggtgtgagccactgtgcctggctcatatCTTCTACAATACTATAAAATTATGAAGtatctaggaataaattttaCAATGATGTGAAAaatctttcaggaaaaaaatataaaactttactgCGAAGCAATAAAAAAGACCTAAATGAATGAATCAGAAGACTTCATGTTGTAATGATATTAATTCTCCCTATATTGGCTTATAAATTTAATATCCAAAAACACTCCTGCAGGCTTTTTAATACTATGATTCTAAGAAATGTAAAGGGCCAAAACTGGCCAACACACTCTTGTAGGACAAGATGGAAGGACCTGCTTTACCAGATATTAAGACATATTATAAAGGGATGATAACTGAGAAAACATGCTGTTCACACAAGGATATACTAACAGATAAATGGTAGAGAACAGAAGAACCAagaaacacattcacacacattatGGGCACTTGATATATGACAGTGGGACAGCAAATCAGTGCACAAAGGAAGGGCTTTTCAATAAATACAGCAACAGCAATTGGCTATCTGTatggagaaaaaatgaaattgcgCCCCTACTTCTACTACACAAAAATCAGTACTAAGTAGAACAAGACACAAAAAGCACTAACCATAAGGAAAAGTACTGATAAGTTTTACCACATTAAAATGAAGAGCTTCTATTCAAGgcacaacttttttaaaaagaaaaaccacatagaagatatttgcaacccacatagaaagaacaaaaacaaaaatcagaaacaaatatatagctgggcacggtggctaacacctataatcccaacactttggcaggcagatcacctgaggtcaggagttcaagaccagcctggtcaacatggcaaaaccgtctctactaaaaaaaaaaatacaaaaattagctgggcatggtggtgtgtgcctgtaatcccagctactcagacagctgaggcaggagaatcatttgaacctgggaggcgcaggttccagtgagctgagatctagccactgtactccagcctgggcaacagagcaagactctatctcaaaaaataaaaaataaaatatatatatatatatataaactcatataatgagaaaagacaactcaatagaaaaatgggcaaaagaactGACTAGGTACTTCACAGAGGAAATATAAAAGATCCTCAAAGTCATTAGCAATCAgaggaatgaaaattaaaaccacaataaaataccattACACAGCCACAAGattgacaaaaatgaaaaatacggTAATAGCAAGTTTTGAAGATacagagcaacaggaactctcatatATTCTTCATAGTGATTCAAACTGgtacaaccactctggaaaatagttGGCAACATGTAGTATTACTGAAGATATGCATAGCTTCTGacacagcaatttcactcctgcGTTTATATTCCACTTATGTTAAATGTACACCGAGACATGACCACGAATATTTACACTGACATTGTTTGTAACAGCCCGACGCTCCCAAACCTGGGAACAAATCAAATGACCATATATGACAGAATAGATAACTTGTGGCATACTCATAAAATGGAACTCGAAATAGTAATGAAAGTGAATAAACTACAGCCACTCATAGGATGACTCTCACAAACACAACATTGAGAAAATGAAGCAAAACCCAGAAGAATGCATGATAAAAATATGATACCCATAGTGTCAAGTTCAAATAAGTTTAGGAATGCATACATATGGAGTAAAAGCATAAAGGTAAGCAAGAAAATGATCACAGAAGTCAAGATTATGCTTACTTATGCAGAAGAGAGATGGTTATAATTGGAAAAGGTATGGGGGAAAGGCTTCAATATTGCtagtaatgttctatttcttaatcTGGATGGAGACTACCTcagtatttgttttataattatttgttagaCTGTAAGTTTTTACACATTTTCTGAATGTGCATTTTACAATTATAAATAGGGACTAAAAAAGGGAAAACCTAATACAGAGGATCTTCACTCTCAAGGTATTTGTTATCCCAATACCAGCTATTCCCTATTCAGGGAAGCAAAAGTCACCATAATATGACAATGTTCACTAATACAGATTACTTAATGAACTGATCACTCCACTCAAaatttcccctccctccccgaTTAACACCAGCAGTTTCTCTCAATGATAGTAAACATCCACAATATGAATAAAAGGCGCATCGTCtgcaaattcattcattcaacaaatatttcctaaGTGTCCACTGTTCTGGGGGACCAGTAAGGTCCACGACAGACAAAGATCCAGACAGAGGACATGGGAActtccactcccaccccaatTTGGCCTCCATCTTCTTACCCTCCTTTTGTACTAAGTCTCAAACACGAAGAATCTAAAATGAACTCGGGGCACATATGAAGTTACTATTAAAACTATTTTGTTAGTCTTTTCGATGCAGACGTATCACTTGCTTGGATTCATGTGGCAAAAGCCTATTTCCCATGTTTTCAAGTAGGCAAAAAGATTGCCTTATCAAGAGCCCTAGCACAAAGCACCAGTTTCAACAATAGTGATGCTGTGGAAATTGGCCTAAGTGGGGTCAAAACTCCCAAGAAATGCTTTACCTGGGATCCACAGACCAGAAACTTGCAGTTTTCTAGAAATTGTATActagattttgtgtgtgtattttctcaGGTCAGAGTCCAGaactttcatcagattctcaaaagAGTTTAACCAAAAAGGGTGAATAAGAACTGCTCCCAAAAAGTTGGAAAGACTAGCTTCTTAGGGACCCAGTGAAAGCGAATGTGGTCACAGCCAGGCCACCTGAGTTGAAACCCAGGTGTCCTGACCCCTAGGCTTATGCTCTGAAGGCCCAATACTTACTCTTAATTCTTCAAAGGCTTCATCTAGGGTGGAGAGTTGGTGGCCCTGGTGAGCCCCAATGACTGGACACAGGACACAGATGAGCTGCCTATCTTCCTGGCAATAGGTGCTCAAATCGAGCCCATGGTCCGGACACTTCCTCTTGGCCACTCTCTCTGCTTCCATTTCTATTTCTGGGTCAAATTcactttctgcctcagtttctccctccgCCTCGGATTCCCCTTCTTCTTGGTTGTCTTCTTCGGCCTCGCTTTCTTGCTCATCCTCCATTTCTTCCTCGCTGTCTTCTTCACTCTCCTCATCGCTCTCATCCTCACTCTCTTCCTCTGTCTCGCTCTCTTCCTCTGACTCGCTCTCTTCCTCCGATTCACTCTCTTCCCCTGCCTCGCTTTCTATCTCCCTCTCCTGCTCCACCTTGACCTCCGCTTCTTCcttccccgccccctccccgtcAGCTGGCGGGGTCCAGGCCTGGGCGCCGTGGACGTATTCGGCCAGGTGGTGACTGAGGAACTTCTGCCTGTGCGCCTCGGCATGGCGGCGGCAGTAGCAGAAGCCGCATTCTCGGCACACTTCCTCGGCCCCCGGAGCCTCGTCGGGCTCGCACTCGTCACACGTGCCGTCGTGAGGCAGCTCCTCGAAGGCCGCGCCCACTCCAGAGGCCATGTGGGTGCTGTGACGCGGCCAAGGCCTCGGGGCCTCGGGGCTCGCCGCCTTCCTTCCGCGCggcctcctcacttcctcctcccGCCCCGGGTCCCTTCCTAGGGAGTCGCCGCCCGCCTGGACCGCGCCGCGTCTCGAAGAGGGACCTGGGGCCGCGGCAGCCCCTGCCCGGGCGGAGCAGCAAAGAGCCTTTCCGCCGGCTCGGCCTGCTCCGCTCTGTCCCTGCGCTTCCTCTGCCGCGCAGGGCACTTCCGGCGCGGCCACCCGCGCCCCCGTCGGCCCCCGCGTCGCGCCGCCCGCTCAGCCTCCCGCTACCCGGGCGAGATCGCGGCCGCCGCCGGCCCCCGCGCCGCCCCggttccactttccctttccccGTCAGGAGGCCTCCTTTTACTTCCTGAGTCATTTAAAGTGGCAATGacccttttctgtttttcccgCGGGGCTCAGCTCCTCCGCTCCAAATCTCAGCATgccttggaggaggaggagagagaaggaggatgGGGGAAGTCTCTTACTCTCTCCAGAGGCAGGAATTGGGCTCCGCCTCCCCCATTCCCTCCCTGGAAGTGTCAACCTGAGTTTTCAAGGCCACTAGGCTGGTGTCCCTGTGCATTTCAGTCTCTCTTGTACCAATTTGTCGCCGCCCGTCACAGTCCCCAGTGTTCTGCAAGGTGCCCGGACAGTGTTGTTTACCAGACTGAACCTGACCTCTTGGGATTTCCTGAGTGCTGAAGGGCTATGTTTGTTCTAGGCTCGGGGAATCGGAGTCAGGATGAGCAAACAAATATTTTCGATCCGAAGCAATACTGTGCTTTGTCTATTTGCATTCGTACCTCCTAGGATCTCAGAATTTCTGGGGTGGTAACCTCTGTGCGGTTTTCTGAGAGCTGCCTTGGGTTGGGCAGAGATGTCAGGTGAAGTGAGGTGGGGAAAGGCCGTATTTGTCGAGTGACAGGTCCAGGTTGCAGTCATTTTCCTTTATGTAAGGTGTCCCTCTAGATTCCCATTGGGCtctaagagaaaggaaaggaactgtTGTTTATAAAGCAGTACTGTAGTGCCAAGAACCCGGCTACATCTTTTTGTGGCTCTTTAAAAGCCGGTTTTGGAAGATCCTTTGCCCGATGATCCCCAAATCCTGGTGCCACTACCTATGAGTTTTATGACCACGGACAAGTTAAttcatcattttgttttccactttttaaaaaagatgtaaagTGAAAAGAACGGTAAATATCTACCTCATGGGGTAGTTTTGTGGATTAAATGTAACGATGCCTGCACTGTATTCACTaagctttcattattatttttggcaCAAATTGTATTTAGTGCTCACAATGCCCCTTTGAAGGAACATATTTTACACACGTAGGGCATTTTCGGCTGGCTGCTGGTAATGTAGCCAAGTCTCCACCTCTACCCCATATCCATGTCTCTCCATTCAcagaagagtttttgttttgcacTGTATTTGGGAGAGGGAAAATTCCGTTTTTATCTAGTCAagggagaggctgaggtgtgttAAGAAGAATGAAAGGGGATGGAATGGTGTCTGTTTTACATTGATTCCCTCAGATGATTTTGAGTTAGAATTTCCAGATGCTTTCCTCAAACATACCAGGGGATGAGGtggggtaaaaaaaaatttttaatagtttttagtgTCTCCATGGATAATGTATGCCTAATCTTTGTGCAGCTTttgttagatatttattttttagaaaccgTTCTTTTTAACCTCAGAACAATTCTATAGAATGTTGAAAAAAATCAGGTTTATTTTGTTCCAATTCCATACACATTTCTGTTTTCCCCTGGCTCATTTCTCTGGAAATTATTTCTGTGTCTGCTTTTGAAACATGAATTGATGCaccattctgaaaaaaaaaattcaaca is a window encoding:
- the TRIM44 gene encoding tripartite motif-containing protein 44, translating into MASGVGAAFEELPHDGTCDECEPDEAPGAEEVCRECGFCYCRRHAEAHRQKFLSHHLAEYVHGAQAWTPPADGEGAGKEEAEVKVEQEREIESEAGEESESEEESESEEESETEEESEDESDEESEEDSEEEMEDEQESEAEEDNQEEGESEAEGETEAESEFDPEIEMEAERVAKRKCPDHGLDLSTYCQEDRQLICVLCPVIGAHQGHQLSTLDEAFEELRSKDSGGLKAAMIELVERLKFKSSDPKVTRDQMKMFIQQEFKKVQKVIADEEQKALHLVDIQEAMATAHVTEILADIQSHMDRLMTQMAQAKEQLDTSNESAEPKAEGDEEGPSGASEEEDT
- the TRIM44 gene encoding tripartite motif-containing protein 44 isoform X1, which codes for MASGVGAAFEELPHDGTCDECEPDEAPGAEEVCRECGFCYCRRHAEAHRQKFLSHHLAEYVHGAQAWTPPADGEGAGKEEAEVKVEQEREIESEAGEESESEEESESEEESETEEESEDESDEESEEDSEEEMEDEQESEAEEDNQEEGESEAEGETEAESEFDPEIEMEAERVAKRKCPDHGLDLSTYCQEDRQLICVLCPVIGAHQGHQLSTLDEAFEELRSKDSGGLKAAMIELVERLKFKSSDPKVTRDQMKMFIQQEFKKVQKVIADEEQKALHLVDIQEAMATAHVTEILADIQSHMDRLMTQMAQAKEQLDTSNESAEPKAEGDEEGPRSTLLL